The following proteins are encoded in a genomic region of Nitrospira sp.:
- a CDS encoding S-adenosylmethionine decarboxylase, whose amino-acid sequence MHNAEGATSDDISSSSARIADSAVHPDSVGPGKAWGICTSVDLHDCIPERIRDAKQIEAYVVQLCELIEMKRYGTCQIVNFGEGRVAGYSMVQLIETSLISGHFANDTNSAYLDIFSCKGYEPTVVEEFSKAFFGARRSSHRAMLRY is encoded by the coding sequence ATGCACAACGCCGAAGGTGCCACCTCCGACGACATCTCATCATCTTCAGCCAGGATTGCTGACTCCGCGGTCCATCCGGACTCCGTCGGACCCGGCAAGGCCTGGGGCATTTGCACCTCCGTAGACCTCCACGATTGCATTCCCGAGCGCATTCGCGACGCCAAACAGATCGAAGCCTACGTGGTACAGCTCTGTGAATTGATCGAAATGAAGCGATATGGCACCTGCCAGATCGTGAATTTCGGCGAAGGGCGCGTGGCGGGCTACAGCATGGTGCAGTTGATCGAGACCTCCCTGATCAGCGGGCATTTCGCCAACGATACCAATAGCGCCTATCTCGATATTTTCAGTTGCAAGGGGTACGAGCCGACCGTCGTCGAAGAGTTCTCCAAGGCCTTCTTCGGTGCCCGTCGTTCAAGCCACCGGGCTATGTTGCGGTACTAG